The following are from one region of the Acidimicrobiia bacterium genome:
- a CDS encoding response regulator transcription factor, which translates to MKRLLVVDDVPLFRAGLTSALRGAGYDVVGEAADGESAVAIAETEQPDIVLLDVLMPGISGIDAIDKIHAVAPEAALVVLTGSESDEDLITAIKLGARGYIVKNMPFEQLIVSIDSVAAGGAALSPVMAGKLFDITRQLVLHQDLVGARKPTLTAREIEVLEMVADGKTSRQIGDLLFISENTVKNHIRNILDKLGLHSRNEAVLYAVRENLIEL; encoded by the coding sequence ATGAAGAGACTGCTCGTCGTCGACGATGTTCCACTGTTCCGCGCGGGGCTGACTTCAGCGCTTCGTGGTGCCGGATACGATGTCGTCGGGGAGGCCGCTGACGGCGAGTCGGCGGTTGCGATCGCCGAGACGGAACAGCCCGACATCGTTCTCCTCGATGTCCTGATGCCGGGTATTTCCGGTATCGATGCGATCGACAAGATCCACGCCGTTGCGCCCGAGGCGGCACTCGTCGTGCTCACCGGATCCGAATCCGACGAGGATCTGATCACCGCGATCAAGCTCGGTGCGCGGGGGTACATCGTCAAGAACATGCCGTTCGAACAGCTCATTGTGTCGATCGACAGCGTGGCCGCGGGTGGCGCGGCCCTGTCGCCGGTGATGGCAGGGAAGCTGTTCGACATCACGAGGCAGCTCGTCCTGCACCAAGACCTCGTCGGTGCAAGGAAGCCGACGCTCACGGCTCGTGAGATCGAGGTGCTCGAGATGGTGGCCGATGGCAAGACGAGTCGCCAGATCGGGGACTTGCTGTTCATCTCCGAGAACACGGTCAAGAACCACATCCGCAACATCCTCGACAAGCTCGGTCTCCATTCGCGCAACGAAGCGGTCCTGTACGCGGTTCGGGAGAACCTGATCGAGCTGTAG
- a CDS encoding Trm112 family protein: MDHEPLIAPRLLAIMQCPACTGALHERPEPPALVCDDCSMAYAVTDGVPNMIVAEAETPLGE, from the coding sequence ATGGATCACGAACCACTCATCGCCCCGCGGCTCCTTGCCATCATGCAATGCCCCGCGTGCACCGGTGCGCTTCACGAACGCCCTGAGCCCCCGGCGTTGGTGTGCGATGACTGTTCAATGGCGTACGCCGTCACCGACGGCGTGCCCAACATGATCGTCGCCGAGGCAGAGACCCCCTTGGGGGAGTAG
- a CDS encoding HAD-IC family P-type ATPase, whose amino-acid sequence MPKPTGLTSSQVADRRAKGQVNTTEHRTSRTVAAIVRANVLTRFNAIISGLLVVILIYGEPPDALFGLVMVVNSGIGIVQEIRAKRTLDSLRHRIAPTATVIRDGTEMTIPATEIVLGELVAVRTGDAVPVDGRIVQSDGLEIDESSLTGESDPVAKSVDDEVRSSSAVVAGSGLVTATAVGADAWAHQLTSKAREFSLTESGLRKDIDRLLGWIMWVIVPVGVLLFATQMSNAPDVASGLVSTVSGMVAMIPQGLVLLVSLSFAVAALRLSERNVVVQELAAVEGLARVDVVCLDKTGTLTTGTLEVESISCLGDEQTVLAGLAVLAKSDRNPTATLAVVARTLPAAESWVSTATVPFSSARKWSAASFDGFGTWVVGAPEVLLDAMEASPTVEALREQVASLAKRGRRLLLVGRTEVDLDDRVVLPSHLTPAAIVVIREELRPDAAETLRYLRSQGVAVKVISGDHPQTVSAVATELGLPDADRAVDMRRESDLTAIAPDVVVFGRVLPEQKRGLLAQLQERGHTVAMTGDGVNDVLALKQADIGIAMDTASSATKAVSQFVLLDGRYDRLPTIVGEGRRVIANMERASALFLTKTVYAVLLAVWVSLAGIAFPFLPRHLTLVGALTIGIPAFVLSFWPSNRPARPGYLERTLHFAIPAGLTAAIMTFAVYATVHTWVGASVEEAQTAATLTLALVGFWILYRLIRPLGRGETVLITMLMAGLVAAFLLPPSAEFFALEFPSTAVALSVTAATIVNIVALELIVALAERHGEHIRWLTAR is encoded by the coding sequence GTGCCGAAGCCAACAGGACTCACCTCGTCCCAGGTTGCCGATCGCCGGGCCAAAGGGCAGGTCAACACCACCGAACACCGGACCTCGCGAACGGTCGCCGCCATTGTGCGAGCCAATGTGCTCACCCGCTTCAACGCGATCATCTCGGGGCTGTTGGTTGTCATCCTCATCTACGGTGAGCCACCCGACGCCCTCTTCGGTCTCGTCATGGTCGTGAATTCGGGAATCGGCATCGTGCAGGAGATCCGTGCAAAACGCACGCTCGACTCCCTACGGCACCGCATCGCGCCAACGGCAACCGTCATCCGTGACGGAACCGAGATGACGATCCCTGCCACCGAGATCGTTCTCGGGGAGCTGGTCGCTGTCCGTACCGGGGATGCCGTGCCCGTCGATGGCCGGATCGTGCAGTCGGACGGACTCGAGATCGACGAGTCGTCCCTGACAGGGGAATCCGATCCGGTCGCGAAGAGCGTTGACGATGAGGTTCGGTCATCGAGTGCCGTCGTGGCCGGCTCCGGTCTCGTCACGGCGACCGCAGTCGGCGCCGATGCGTGGGCGCACCAACTCACGAGCAAGGCCCGCGAGTTCTCACTCACCGAATCGGGGCTCCGCAAGGACATCGACCGGCTCCTCGGATGGATTATGTGGGTGATCGTCCCTGTCGGTGTCCTGTTGTTCGCAACGCAGATGTCGAACGCACCAGATGTGGCGTCGGGTCTCGTGAGCACCGTGTCCGGGATGGTTGCGATGATCCCACAAGGACTCGTGCTCTTGGTGTCGTTGTCGTTTGCGGTCGCGGCGTTGCGCCTCTCCGAACGCAATGTCGTCGTTCAGGAGCTCGCCGCAGTCGAAGGGCTCGCACGCGTCGATGTGGTGTGCCTCGACAAGACCGGCACGCTCACGACCGGCACGCTTGAGGTTGAGTCGATCTCCTGCCTCGGCGATGAACAGACCGTGCTGGCAGGGCTCGCGGTGCTTGCGAAGTCCGATCGCAACCCCACCGCCACACTTGCGGTGGTGGCAAGGACGCTCCCCGCCGCCGAGTCGTGGGTTTCGACGGCGACCGTGCCCTTCTCATCTGCGAGGAAATGGAGCGCCGCATCCTTCGACGGATTCGGGACATGGGTGGTCGGTGCTCCTGAGGTCCTCCTCGACGCCATGGAAGCAAGTCCGACCGTCGAGGCGCTGCGGGAACAGGTCGCCTCGTTGGCGAAGCGGGGTCGACGCCTGCTCTTGGTCGGTCGCACCGAGGTAGATCTCGACGATCGTGTCGTGCTCCCCTCCCATCTCACACCGGCTGCCATCGTGGTGATTCGAGAGGAGTTGCGCCCAGATGCCGCCGAGACCCTTCGCTATCTGCGGTCCCAAGGCGTCGCCGTCAAGGTGATCTCCGGCGACCATCCCCAGACCGTGTCGGCGGTCGCGACGGAGCTCGGACTCCCTGATGCCGATCGAGCCGTTGACATGCGACGCGAATCCGATCTCACGGCGATCGCTCCCGATGTTGTGGTGTTCGGTCGGGTCCTCCCCGAGCAAAAACGAGGGCTGCTCGCGCAGCTCCAGGAGCGAGGCCACACGGTTGCCATGACGGGGGACGGTGTCAACGATGTCCTCGCGCTCAAGCAGGCAGATATCGGGATCGCCATGGACACGGCAAGCTCGGCGACGAAGGCCGTCTCCCAGTTTGTGCTGCTCGACGGTCGATACGATCGTCTCCCCACGATCGTCGGCGAGGGCCGTCGCGTCATCGCGAACATGGAGCGCGCATCGGCGTTGTTCCTCACCAAGACCGTCTATGCCGTGCTGCTCGCGGTGTGGGTCAGCCTTGCCGGGATCGCGTTTCCGTTCCTGCCCCGACATCTCACCTTGGTCGGAGCGCTCACGATCGGCATCCCCGCTTTCGTGCTGAGCTTCTGGCCGTCGAACCGTCCAGCAAGGCCCGGCTATCTCGAAAGGACGCTCCATTTCGCCATCCCTGCGGGACTCACCGCCGCCATCATGACTTTCGCGGTGTACGCGACCGTCCACACCTGGGTCGGCGCGTCCGTGGAGGAGGCCCAGACCGCTGCGACGCTGACCCTCGCGCTCGTGGGCTTCTGGATCCTGTATCGACTCATCCGGCCACTCGGCCGTGGTGAAACCGTTCTTATCACGATGCTGATGGCTGGCCTCGTGGCGGCGTTCCTCTTGCCGCCATCTGCTGAGTTCTTCGCGCTCGAGTTCCCGTCAACGGCGGTAGCTCTTTCCGTGACCGCTGCCACCATCGTCAACATCGTGGCCCTTGAGCTGATTGTGGCGCTCGCGGAGCGGCACGGTGAGCACATCCGCTGGCTCACAGCACGATGA
- the manB gene encoding phosphomannomutase/phosphoglucomutase (converts mannose-6-phosphate to mannose-1-phosphate; the resulting product is then converted to GDP-mannose by ManC which is then used in the synthesis of mannose-containing glycoconjugates that are important for mediating entry into host cells) has protein sequence MDLSNIVKAYDVRGVVPTELDASITRRLGAAFAAFAGGDRIIVGHDCRVSSPDLRDALIDGIISQGVDVLAIGEVPTDLLYYASGTRALPGVVITASHNPGQYNGLKFCGPGAAPIGQDTGLAEIRSLAERGLEPAATRGTVASADLRDGYIDHVTDATGASAIGQLRVVIDGGNGMAGAVLPQVFARINAEMIPLYLEPDGTFPNHPADPLRPENLADLVDLVQSEAADLGVAFDGDADRAFFIDDQAVPMPGSTATAMIAEWFLDKHPGSRIVHNLICSKAVPEIVRRSGGEPIRTKVGHSFIKQVMAESNAVFGGEHSGHYYFRDNFRADSGIMAMLVLLRVVSDAGQPLSRLRAPYEPYAQSGEINFEVDDVTATTEAVAGAFPEAATDRLDGLTVDFGDRWFNVRPSNTEPVLRLNVEAPDAGAVRTLVQQVGAIIEEAG, from the coding sequence ATGGACCTGTCAAACATCGTCAAGGCATACGATGTGCGCGGTGTTGTGCCCACCGAGCTCGATGCCTCGATCACCCGACGCCTCGGCGCTGCGTTCGCTGCTTTCGCCGGAGGGGATCGGATCATCGTCGGCCACGATTGCCGCGTGTCCTCCCCGGACCTTCGAGATGCCTTGATCGATGGGATCATCTCCCAGGGGGTCGATGTCCTTGCCATCGGGGAGGTGCCGACGGATCTGCTCTATTACGCATCGGGAACACGGGCACTTCCCGGGGTCGTGATCACCGCGAGCCACAACCCCGGCCAGTACAACGGCCTCAAGTTCTGCGGTCCCGGGGCAGCTCCCATCGGTCAGGACACCGGTCTCGCCGAGATCCGATCGCTGGCCGAGCGAGGGCTCGAACCTGCCGCAACTCGGGGAACCGTCGCCAGCGCCGACCTGCGTGACGGATACATCGACCATGTCACCGATGCCACCGGCGCGTCTGCCATCGGTCAGCTTCGGGTTGTGATCGATGGCGGCAACGGCATGGCAGGTGCAGTGCTGCCGCAAGTGTTCGCAAGGATCAACGCCGAGATGATTCCGCTGTACCTTGAGCCCGACGGGACCTTCCCGAATCATCCCGCCGACCCACTCCGGCCGGAGAACCTCGCGGACCTGGTCGACCTGGTGCAATCCGAAGCGGCGGACCTCGGGGTCGCGTTCGACGGCGACGCCGACCGGGCCTTCTTCATCGACGATCAGGCCGTTCCCATGCCGGGCAGCACGGCAACCGCCATGATCGCCGAGTGGTTCCTCGACAAGCATCCCGGGTCCCGGATCGTGCACAACCTCATCTGCTCCAAGGCGGTTCCCGAGATCGTCCGCCGCTCGGGTGGCGAGCCGATCCGCACGAAGGTCGGACATTCATTCATCAAGCAGGTCATGGCCGAATCGAATGCGGTCTTCGGCGGCGAACACTCGGGGCACTACTACTTCAGGGACAACTTCCGCGCCGATTCGGGCATCATGGCAATGCTCGTTCTCCTGCGGGTGGTGTCCGACGCGGGACAGCCACTGTCGCGGCTGCGCGCACCGTACGAACCGTACGCACAGTCCGGTGAGATCAACTTCGAGGTGGATGATGTGACTGCGACAACCGAAGCAGTGGCGGGAGCTTTTCCCGAGGCCGCAACGGACCGGCTCGACGGCCTGACGGTTGACTTCGGGGACCGGTGGTTCAATGTGCGACCATCGAACACCGAACCCGTGCTTCGACTGAATGTGGAAGCCCCGGATGCAGGGGCGGTCCGGACGCTCGTCCAACAGGTCGGAGCCATCATCGAGGAGGCAGGCTGA
- a CDS encoding glycosyltransferase family 2 protein has product MSPSPQPSVTVVIPVHNEAAFLPVALPQLLAEMEAVDAEVTIVIAENGSTDASADLVRESMASHPELQLLQLPDPDYGAAMRDGFLRAETEWVVNFDIDYFSGEFLNEALALADRADIVLASKRAAGSDDQRTALRRLATWTFNLILRFVLRSSVSDTHGMKLVRSTVVAQIAPSVISTVDLFDTELVVRAERAGYRILELPASVVEQRDSGSSLLKRVPRTLVGVWRIRRALRSDGSVGR; this is encoded by the coding sequence ATGTCCCCGTCCCCCCAACCGTCGGTCACCGTGGTCATACCCGTCCACAATGAAGCTGCATTCTTGCCGGTTGCCCTACCACAGCTGCTGGCCGAGATGGAAGCGGTCGATGCCGAGGTGACGATCGTGATTGCCGAAAACGGCTCCACCGACGCATCGGCCGATCTCGTACGGGAGTCGATGGCCTCTCATCCGGAGCTCCAGTTGCTCCAACTCCCGGATCCCGACTACGGCGCGGCGATGCGCGACGGCTTCCTTCGTGCAGAAACCGAGTGGGTTGTGAACTTCGACATCGACTACTTCTCGGGGGAGTTCCTCAACGAGGCCCTTGCGCTTGCCGATCGAGCCGACATCGTCCTTGCGTCCAAGCGAGCAGCCGGTTCAGACGATCAACGGACCGCCCTTCGCCGGTTGGCGACATGGACCTTCAATCTCATCCTTCGATTCGTCCTGCGCTCGAGTGTGTCCGACACCCATGGCATGAAGCTGGTGCGGTCGACCGTCGTTGCCCAGATCGCACCGAGCGTCATCTCGACGGTCGATCTCTTCGACACGGAACTCGTCGTGCGCGCCGAGCGGGCCGGTTACCGGATCCTCGAACTGCCCGCGTCGGTCGTTGAACAACGCGATTCCGGGTCGAGCCTGCTCAAACGCGTGCCGAGGACCCTCGTTGGCGTCTGGCGGATTCGCCGGGCACTGCGATCTGATGGGTCGGTCGGCCGGTAG
- the ahcY gene encoding adenosylhomocysteinase codes for MGRSMDFDIANIDLADRGDLRIEWAARRMPVLAAIRDRFERDQPLAGYRIGACMHVTTETANLLHTLVAGGAEVALCASNPLSTQDDVAAALVRSGIATFAVRGETADDFYRHINAVLDTNPHLVFDDGADMTTVLHKERADQQVLGGMEETTTGVIRLRAMAEDGVLRYPVVAVNDSETKHLFDNRHGTGQSSLDGVLRASNILFAGRRVVVAGYGDCGWGIATRAKGLGADVIVTEVNPVRAVAAAMEGHRVMSGTKAAAVGDVFITATGNIHVFGAGHFALMRDGAILANAGHFDVELDLVALDEMAVSRRVVRDNLEEFMMPDGRRILVVAEGRLVNLGAAEGHPADVMDMSFADQALAAEWLIESGSELGPGVHRLPEELDREVARLKLLALGGSLEELTPEQASYLESWQHGT; via the coding sequence ATGGGGCGCAGCATGGATTTCGACATCGCGAACATCGATCTTGCCGATCGGGGTGATCTTCGAATCGAATGGGCTGCTCGCCGCATGCCGGTGCTTGCGGCCATCAGGGACCGGTTCGAACGCGACCAACCGCTCGCCGGCTACCGGATCGGCGCGTGCATGCATGTCACGACCGAAACCGCAAACCTGCTTCATACCCTGGTTGCGGGGGGCGCCGAGGTGGCGCTGTGTGCATCGAATCCCCTCTCGACCCAGGACGATGTCGCCGCTGCACTTGTCCGAAGCGGCATCGCCACCTTTGCCGTGCGCGGCGAGACCGCCGACGACTTCTATCGCCACATCAACGCAGTGCTCGACACGAATCCGCACCTCGTGTTCGACGATGGCGCCGACATGACAACGGTCCTTCACAAGGAGCGCGCCGACCAGCAGGTGCTTGGCGGCATGGAGGAGACGACCACGGGCGTCATCCGGCTCAGGGCGATGGCCGAAGACGGTGTGCTGCGATACCCGGTTGTTGCCGTCAACGATTCCGAGACGAAGCACCTGTTCGACAACCGGCACGGCACCGGCCAGTCCTCGCTCGATGGCGTCCTTCGCGCATCCAACATCCTTTTCGCCGGGCGGCGGGTGGTGGTTGCCGGCTACGGGGATTGTGGCTGGGGCATCGCGACGAGGGCGAAGGGTCTTGGTGCCGATGTGATCGTGACGGAGGTGAATCCCGTTCGTGCGGTTGCTGCTGCGATGGAAGGGCATCGCGTGATGTCAGGCACCAAGGCGGCGGCCGTCGGCGATGTGTTCATCACCGCGACGGGCAACATCCATGTGTTTGGTGCCGGGCACTTCGCGTTGATGCGCGACGGGGCGATTCTCGCCAACGCAGGGCATTTCGATGTGGAGCTCGACCTCGTTGCGCTCGACGAGATGGCCGTATCTCGGCGGGTGGTCCGCGACAACCTCGAGGAGTTCATGATGCCGGACGGCCGTCGGATCCTGGTCGTGGCGGAGGGGCGGCTGGTGAATCTCGGCGCCGCTGAAGGACATCCGGCCGATGTGATGGACATGTCGTTCGCGGATCAGGCGCTTGCTGCCGAGTGGCTCATCGAGTCCGGGTCGGAGCTGGGCCCCGGTGTACACCGCCTACCCGAGGAACTCGACCGGGAGGTTGCCCGGCTCAAGCTGCTCGCACTCGGTGGCTCCCTCGAGGAGCTCACCCCCGAGCAGGCGAGCTATCTCGAGTCATGGCAACACGGAACCTGA
- the raiA gene encoding ribosome-associated translation inhibitor RaiA, with the protein MTVRVHGRNMQVSEEIRSVAEDRVKHAGRIFDDGGYVDVEFTEKQNPRQANGRYKVEITSTAAGNIVRIEAEAAEERAALDLATDRFERQLRRLKERLIQRNRTRNKDLNHVEGPSDVDQDRDPQIVRTKSFEMKPMTPVEATLQMEMLGHDFFFFLNGDSGKHSVVYHRRDGHVGLIEPE; encoded by the coding sequence GTGACCGTTCGCGTCCACGGCAGGAACATGCAGGTTTCCGAAGAGATCCGATCGGTCGCAGAGGACCGTGTCAAACATGCTGGCCGCATCTTCGACGACGGCGGCTATGTCGATGTCGAGTTCACCGAGAAGCAGAACCCACGCCAGGCAAACGGGCGATACAAGGTTGAGATCACCTCGACAGCCGCGGGCAACATTGTGCGCATCGAAGCCGAAGCCGCCGAGGAACGAGCCGCGCTCGACCTGGCAACGGATCGTTTCGAGCGTCAGCTTCGCCGCCTCAAGGAGCGATTGATCCAGCGCAACCGCACGAGGAACAAAGATCTCAACCATGTCGAGGGGCCGTCCGATGTAGATCAGGACCGTGATCCCCAGATCGTCAGGACGAAGAGTTTCGAGATGAAGCCGATGACGCCAGTGGAAGCAACTCTGCAGATGGAGATGCTCGGGCATGACTTCTTCTTCTTTCTGAACGGTGATTCCGGGAAACACTCGGTGGTGTACCACCGGCGCGACGGTCATGTAGGACTCATCGAACCGGAGTGA
- a CDS encoding DUF5719 family protein, giving the protein MRGIALLALAVIIGVVGIVQTGPTAAPPPDFGSTDTTDGDGAAASPSVWYCPWVEAGDVADTDVVVASDPSADVSLTLLDPISNTEPTVFDFDIVGPGATAIDVGGVVRRGESPATVEVSDGPAAVATLQHADGFLAGDRCAVSVPKVWYLTGGSTKTGTYTEIRLFNPFADNAEVTVTAYSEFNLDLVADLESIDVAGRSWTTIDLEPFLPFRDELAFTVETASGLVIPALIRSDDRGVAMWPGAAPSQTWDFPIVTPGRLEPFLAVMSAGDDEVTVTVDVITENGPIVAAREIVIDGSAPALIPLSDIAAPPYGARVRASSPIAASVVATVPVPDEDDAGEPGDGQGTSQPSDETATTEFIRGLAGMVGLRESSTTWMVPLDTLLDASTIVWVMNPADTPTTATLLPLSDTDGDPAVVTIPAGSTIGIEVDVGIGISGYSVRADSPVTVAWEISGERGVALTAGIAGL; this is encoded by the coding sequence ATGAGGGGTATTGCGCTGCTGGCGCTCGCCGTGATCATCGGTGTGGTGGGGATCGTCCAGACGGGTCCGACCGCGGCGCCACCACCCGACTTCGGCTCGACCGACACGACCGATGGGGACGGTGCGGCCGCAAGTCCGAGCGTGTGGTACTGCCCGTGGGTTGAAGCCGGTGATGTCGCCGATACCGATGTCGTGGTCGCATCCGATCCGTCGGCCGATGTTTCGCTGACCCTGCTCGACCCGATCTCGAACACCGAACCGACCGTCTTCGATTTCGACATCGTGGGTCCCGGTGCCACGGCAATCGATGTCGGAGGAGTCGTACGGCGGGGCGAGTCCCCTGCCACCGTCGAGGTGTCGGACGGGCCCGCCGCCGTCGCGACGCTCCAACACGCAGACGGATTTCTTGCAGGCGATCGTTGTGCCGTTTCGGTGCCAAAGGTGTGGTACCTCACGGGCGGTTCCACCAAGACCGGCACCTACACCGAGATCCGCCTTTTCAACCCATTCGCCGACAACGCCGAAGTCACCGTGACGGCCTACTCGGAGTTCAACCTCGACCTCGTCGCCGACCTCGAATCGATCGATGTCGCGGGCCGATCGTGGACGACGATCGATCTCGAGCCGTTCCTTCCGTTCCGTGACGAACTTGCGTTCACGGTCGAGACCGCGAGTGGGCTCGTGATACCCGCCCTCATCCGCTCGGACGATCGGGGAGTAGCCATGTGGCCAGGGGCCGCCCCGTCCCAGACATGGGACTTCCCAATCGTGACACCCGGTCGGCTCGAGCCGTTCCTCGCGGTGATGTCCGCAGGTGACGATGAGGTCACCGTCACCGTTGATGTCATCACCGAGAACGGGCCCATCGTTGCCGCACGGGAGATCGTCATCGACGGATCCGCTCCCGCGCTGATCCCGCTGTCGGATATCGCCGCGCCGCCATACGGGGCTCGAGTCCGTGCGTCGAGCCCCATCGCGGCCTCCGTCGTTGCCACCGTGCCGGTTCCGGATGAGGACGATGCGGGTGAACCCGGTGATGGTCAGGGCACCTCCCAACCCTCGGACGAGACGGCGACAACCGAGTTCATCAGGGGACTTGCAGGCATGGTCGGGCTTCGGGAGTCATCGACGACCTGGATGGTGCCGCTCGACACGCTGCTCGACGCCTCCACCATCGTTTGGGTGATGAACCCGGCCGACACACCAACCACGGCCACCCTTCTCCCGTTGTCCGACACCGACGGTGACCCTGCCGTTGTGACCATCCCCGCGGGTTCAACGATTGGGATCGAGGTCGATGTCGGGATCGGCATCTCCGGCTACTCGGTGCGGGCCGACTCACCGGTCACCGTTGCATGGGAGATCAGCGGGGAGCGGGGGGTCGCCCTCACCGCCGGTATCGCTGGCCTATGA
- a CDS encoding GtrA family protein, which produces MKQYLGSFANRESFVQAVKIGLVGVFNTVVSLGLFNVFLVVGLGWFPAFSLAFAITTFLSYLINRRWTFALKDGKVSGHETAKFFGINIAAYLASSLIVWVADSLFGPLSTLGYNAALIFAAVVLILPKLASYRDVVFSHALSAPAAPSPDVRSESQPIGD; this is translated from the coding sequence GTGAAGCAGTACCTGGGCTCGTTCGCCAATCGCGAGTCGTTCGTGCAAGCCGTCAAAATCGGTCTCGTCGGTGTGTTCAACACGGTTGTGTCGCTCGGGCTTTTCAATGTGTTCCTCGTCGTCGGCCTCGGATGGTTCCCCGCCTTTTCGCTCGCGTTCGCCATCACAACCTTCCTTTCGTACCTCATCAACCGCCGCTGGACCTTCGCGCTCAAGGACGGCAAGGTCTCGGGGCACGAGACGGCGAAGTTCTTCGGTATCAATATCGCTGCCTACCTGGCGTCGAGCCTCATCGTGTGGGTGGCCGATTCGCTCTTCGGTCCGCTCTCGACGCTCGGCTACAACGCCGCGCTGATCTTCGCTGCCGTCGTACTGATCCTTCCGAAGCTCGCCAGCTATCGCGATGTGGTGTTTTCGCACGCCCTGAGCGCACCAGCCGCGCCGAGCCCCGATGTACGGTCCGAGAGCCAGCCGATCGGGGATTGA
- a CDS encoding cupin domain-containing protein, with the protein MHPRTDKPWGHELLWTLTDHYAGKIIHIDAGKRLSLQFHETKEESILVVSGTLLLNLGEGDDARVVQLREGESADIPPRQVHRFEAPESGPVDLIEVSTPHLDDVVRLADDYNREGTTAP; encoded by the coding sequence ATGCATCCACGCACGGACAAGCCGTGGGGCCATGAGCTCCTCTGGACCCTGACCGACCACTACGCAGGCAAGATCATCCACATCGATGCAGGGAAGCGGCTCAGTCTCCAATTCCACGAGACCAAGGAGGAATCGATCCTGGTTGTGTCCGGCACGCTTCTCCTCAACCTCGGCGAGGGTGACGACGCTCGGGTCGTGCAACTACGCGAGGGGGAATCCGCCGATATCCCCCCGAGGCAGGTCCACCGCTTCGAAGCTCCCGAATCGGGGCCGGTCGACCTCATCGAGGTCTCCACTCCACACCTCGACGATGTGGTCCGCCTCGCAGACGACTACAACCGTGAGGGGACCACCGCTCCCTGA